A single Longimicrobium sp. DNA region contains:
- a CDS encoding MBL fold metallo-hydrolase yields MTQTEIAGTALRVTCWGTRGSIPAPGPQTVRYGGNTSCVEMRTADGRRLIFDAGTGIRALSRSLARNGGPLEAHLFVTHYHWDHIQGFPFFAQLYDPDTRICLHGPRQGDVSVDRAIAGQMAPLYFPIPLDALAATIEFAPADGTPWRDGEVEVRAFRVRHPGVTYGYRVTAGGASAVYVPDDEIGDDPDPAWYRAMVEFAAGADLLLHDAMYDDRDYERFRAWGHSTFRQAVRLAEDAGVRRLGLFHHAPDRSDDDLDRVAAELREEVAARGSALELFVAAEGVEMVLGGGAE; encoded by the coding sequence ATGACCCAAACCGAGATCGCGGGCACGGCGCTGCGCGTGACCTGCTGGGGGACGCGCGGCTCCATCCCCGCGCCCGGGCCGCAGACGGTGCGGTACGGCGGCAACACCAGCTGCGTGGAGATGCGCACCGCCGACGGCCGGCGCCTGATCTTCGACGCGGGAACGGGGATCCGCGCGCTCAGCCGCAGCCTGGCGCGGAACGGCGGGCCGCTGGAGGCGCATCTCTTCGTCACCCACTACCACTGGGACCACATCCAGGGGTTCCCCTTCTTCGCGCAGCTGTACGACCCCGACACCCGCATCTGCCTGCACGGTCCGCGGCAGGGCGACGTCTCGGTGGACCGCGCGATCGCGGGGCAGATGGCGCCGCTCTACTTCCCCATCCCGCTGGACGCGCTGGCGGCGACGATCGAGTTCGCGCCGGCCGACGGGACGCCGTGGCGCGACGGCGAGGTCGAGGTGCGCGCCTTCCGCGTCCGCCACCCTGGTGTGACCTACGGCTACCGTGTGACCGCGGGCGGCGCGTCGGCGGTGTACGTGCCCGACGACGAGATCGGCGACGACCCGGACCCGGCGTGGTACCGCGCGATGGTGGAGTTCGCCGCGGGCGCCGACCTGCTGCTTCACGACGCGATGTACGACGACCGCGACTACGAGCGCTTCCGCGCCTGGGGGCACAGCACCTTCCGGCAGGCGGTGCGGCTGGCGGAGGACGCGGGCGTGCGCCGCCTGGGCCTCTTCCACCACGCGCCGGACCGGAGCGACGACGACCTGGACCGCGTGGCCGCCGAGCTGCGCGAAGAGGTGGCGGCCCGGGGATCGGCGCTGGAGCTGTTCGTGGCCGCGGAGGGGGTGGAGATGGTGCTCGGCGGGGGCGCGGAATGA
- a CDS encoding HD domain-containing phosphohydrolase, with the protein MSSPRFAARGEARPALLHGPGADLSRLDAVLAADGIERRPVRSLAEIAIPESAPAVLLLDDALADATPELADTLRHVPEAVTIVAASPAVERRARGCERVVAVLPKDAEPAAATLRTAFRLSAARMGASRLEAELARTRGELRELTAVGMALMTERDPDRLLEKIVAKARQLTRSDAGSLYLVEQGDDGAARLRFALAHNDTIPGLPFATFTLPLDTTSLAGYAAVTGETLRVDDAYALPAGAPYALNRSFDQRTGYRTKSMLVVPMIDHTGATVGVLQLINRKEIAAARITDEDDAARWVLPYTDRELVLVQALAGQAAVSIENSLLYRQIERIFESFVKAAVTAVDQRDPTTSGHSVRVATLTCDLAEGLERHAPPPYRGIRFTPEQMRELRYAALLHDFGKVGVREEVLVKAKKLPPLLHERVLARFDLIRRTLEAEFHRERADLLERGLRPGAELQAGFRAKLDELERVRAVVMASNEPTILPERVAAALDEAGRLTFRGPDDRPVPYVTEEELRYLHIPKGTLDEEERREIESHVEQTYRFLVQIPWTGDLRNVAEIAYGHHEKLNGCGYPRGVTGRDIPLQTRMMTVADIFDALTASDRPYKRAIPPERALDILTAEAREGLLDAAIVQMLIESGVYRKVLEVDWKEL; encoded by the coding sequence GTGTCTTCCCCCCGCTTCGCGGCGCGGGGGGAGGCGCGGCCGGCGCTGCTGCACGGGCCGGGCGCGGACCTGTCGCGGCTGGACGCGGTGCTGGCGGCGGACGGGATCGAGCGGCGCCCGGTGCGCTCGCTGGCGGAGATCGCCATCCCCGAAAGCGCGCCCGCGGTGCTGCTGCTGGACGACGCGCTGGCCGACGCCACGCCGGAGCTGGCCGACACGCTGCGGCACGTTCCCGAGGCGGTGACCATCGTCGCCGCGTCGCCGGCGGTGGAGCGGCGGGCGCGCGGGTGCGAGCGGGTGGTGGCCGTGCTGCCGAAGGATGCGGAGCCCGCCGCGGCCACGCTGCGCACCGCCTTCCGCCTTTCCGCCGCGCGGATGGGTGCGTCGCGGCTGGAGGCGGAGCTGGCGCGCACCCGCGGCGAGCTGCGCGAGCTGACGGCGGTGGGGATGGCGCTGATGACCGAGCGCGACCCCGACCGCCTGCTGGAGAAGATCGTCGCCAAGGCGCGCCAGCTCACCCGCAGCGACGCGGGAAGCCTGTACCTGGTGGAGCAGGGCGACGACGGCGCCGCCCGGCTGCGCTTCGCGCTGGCGCACAACGACACCATCCCCGGCCTGCCGTTCGCCACCTTCACCCTCCCGCTCGACACCACCTCGCTGGCCGGGTACGCGGCCGTCACCGGCGAGACGCTGCGGGTGGACGACGCCTACGCGCTGCCGGCCGGCGCGCCGTACGCGCTGAACCGCTCGTTCGACCAGCGCACCGGATACCGCACCAAGTCCATGCTGGTCGTCCCCATGATCGACCACACGGGGGCCACGGTGGGCGTGCTGCAGCTCATCAACCGCAAGGAGATCGCGGCGGCGCGGATCACGGACGAGGACGACGCGGCGCGCTGGGTGCTGCCGTACACCGACCGCGAGCTGGTGCTGGTGCAGGCGCTGGCGGGGCAGGCGGCGGTGAGCATCGAGAACTCGCTGCTGTACCGGCAGATCGAGCGCATCTTCGAGAGCTTCGTGAAGGCCGCGGTGACGGCGGTGGACCAGCGCGACCCGACCACCAGCGGGCACAGCGTGCGCGTGGCCACGCTCACGTGCGACCTGGCCGAGGGGCTGGAGCGGCACGCGCCGCCGCCGTACCGCGGCATTCGCTTCACCCCCGAGCAGATGCGCGAGCTGCGCTACGCCGCGCTGCTGCACGACTTCGGCAAGGTGGGGGTGCGCGAGGAGGTGCTGGTGAAGGCGAAGAAGCTGCCGCCGCTGCTGCACGAGCGGGTGCTGGCGCGCTTCGACCTGATCCGGCGCACGCTCGAGGCCGAGTTCCACCGCGAGCGCGCCGACCTGCTGGAGCGCGGGCTTCGCCCCGGCGCGGAGCTGCAGGCGGGCTTCCGCGCGAAGCTGGACGAGCTGGAGCGGGTGCGCGCGGTGGTGATGGCGTCGAACGAGCCCACCATCCTTCCCGAGCGGGTGGCCGCGGCGCTGGACGAGGCCGGGCGGCTGACCTTCCGCGGGCCGGACGACCGGCCGGTGCCGTACGTGACCGAGGAGGAGCTGCGCTACCTGCACATTCCCAAGGGAACGCTGGACGAAGAGGAGCGGCGGGAGATCGAGAGCCACGTGGAGCAGACGTACCGCTTCCTGGTGCAGATCCCGTGGACGGGCGACCTGCGGAACGTGGCCGAGATCGCGTACGGGCACCACGAGAAGCTGAACGGCTGCGGCTACCCGCGCGGCGTGACGGGAAGGGATATCCCGCTGCAGACGCGGATGATGACGGTGGCCGACATCTTCGACGCGCTGACCGCGAGCGACCGCCCGTACAAGCGCGCGATCCCGCCCGAGCGCGCCCTCGACATCCTCACGGCCGAGGCGCGCGAGGGGCTGCTGGACGCCGCGATCGTGCAGATGCTGATCGAGAGCGGGGTGTACCGGAAGGTGCTGGAGGTGGACTGGAAGGAGCTGTAG